Proteins encoded by one window of Mercenaria mercenaria strain notata chromosome 4, MADL_Memer_1, whole genome shotgun sequence:
- the LOC123556193 gene encoding allograft inflammatory factor 1-like isoform X1: MSDTEQEMKTEENGGNEQNGEENVDNSAQNLENKGENVDNSAQNVENKGENVDSSAQNVENKGENEGNGDNEEVRAFSLPDKAPKNYGIKANREEEALQEINKELLDDPDYAEVEDLADHLETFKKKFLEFEKDAEGNIDMFGLSRMLEKVGQPKTHLEMKKMIREIDSTNKGTICYRDFIAMMLGPKSSVLKLILLFEEKMKEKEKPTGVAPKRDLASLP; the protein is encoded by the exons atGAGTGATACAGAGCAGGAAATGAAAACGGAGGAAAATGGGGGAAATGAGCAAAACGGTGAAGAAAATGTAGATAATAGTGCACAGAATCTGGAAAATAAAGGAGAAAATGTAGACAATAGTGCACAGAATGTCGAAAACAAAGGAGAAAATGTCGACAGTAGTGCACAGAATGTGGAAAACAAAGGAGAAAATGAAGGAAATGGTGATAATGAGGAAGTTCGTGCATTTAGTCTGCCGGACAAAG CCCCAAAGAATTATGGGATAAAGGCAAATCGGGAAGAAGAAGCGCTGCAGGAAATTAATAAG gaGTTACTTGATGATCCAGATTACGCCGAGGTAGAAGATCTCGCAGACCATTTAGAGACGTTTAAGA AAAAGTTCCTCGAGTTTGAAAAAGATGCGGAAGGAAATATTG ATATGTTTGGTTTATCCCGCATGCTGGAGAAGGTCGGACAACCGAAGACACATTTAGAGATGAAGAAAATGATTCGAGAGATAGACAGCACAAACAAGGGGACAATCTGTTATAGAGATTTTATCGCCATGATGTTAGGACCCAAAAGTTCAGTACTGAAATT GATATTGTTATTTGAAGAAAAGATGAAGGAAAAGGAAAAGCCGACAGGGGTCGCTCCAAAGAGAGATCTGGCGAGCTTGCCATGA
- the LOC123556193 gene encoding allograft inflammatory factor 1-like isoform X2, producing MGVEGLVPPKNYGIKANREEEALQEINKELLDDPDYAEVEDLADHLETFKKKFLEFEKDAEGNIDMFGLSRMLEKVGQPKTHLEMKKMIREIDSTNKGTICYRDFIAMMLGPKSSVLKLILLFEEKMKEKEKPTGVAPKRDLASLP from the exons ATGGGCGTTGAAGGTCTTGTTC CCCCAAAGAATTATGGGATAAAGGCAAATCGGGAAGAAGAAGCGCTGCAGGAAATTAATAAG gaGTTACTTGATGATCCAGATTACGCCGAGGTAGAAGATCTCGCAGACCATTTAGAGACGTTTAAGA AAAAGTTCCTCGAGTTTGAAAAAGATGCGGAAGGAAATATTG ATATGTTTGGTTTATCCCGCATGCTGGAGAAGGTCGGACAACCGAAGACACATTTAGAGATGAAGAAAATGATTCGAGAGATAGACAGCACAAACAAGGGGACAATCTGTTATAGAGATTTTATCGCCATGATGTTAGGACCCAAAAGTTCAGTACTGAAATT GATATTGTTATTTGAAGAAAAGATGAAGGAAAAGGAAAAGCCGACAGGGGTCGCTCCAAAGAGAGATCTGGCGAGCTTGCCATGA
- the LOC123556193 gene encoding allograft inflammatory factor 1-like isoform X3, translated as MEGEPLAPKNYGIKANREEEALQEINKELLDDPDYAEVEDLADHLETFKKKFLEFEKDAEGNIDMFGLSRMLEKVGQPKTHLEMKKMIREIDSTNKGTICYRDFIAMMLGPKSSVLKLILLFEEKMKEKEKPTGVAPKRDLASLP; from the exons ATGGAGGGAGAGCCTTTag CCCCAAAGAATTATGGGATAAAGGCAAATCGGGAAGAAGAAGCGCTGCAGGAAATTAATAAG gaGTTACTTGATGATCCAGATTACGCCGAGGTAGAAGATCTCGCAGACCATTTAGAGACGTTTAAGA AAAAGTTCCTCGAGTTTGAAAAAGATGCGGAAGGAAATATTG ATATGTTTGGTTTATCCCGCATGCTGGAGAAGGTCGGACAACCGAAGACACATTTAGAGATGAAGAAAATGATTCGAGAGATAGACAGCACAAACAAGGGGACAATCTGTTATAGAGATTTTATCGCCATGATGTTAGGACCCAAAAGTTCAGTACTGAAATT GATATTGTTATTTGAAGAAAAGATGAAGGAAAAGGAAAAGCCGACAGGGGTCGCTCCAAAGAGAGATCTGGCGAGCTTGCCATGA